The Triticum aestivum cultivar Chinese Spring chromosome 6D, IWGSC CS RefSeq v2.1, whole genome shotgun sequence genomic sequence TTCACCTTATACCATTGTAGATCTTTGTAGTAGTATGCTTTGTGAAACAGCCGAATAGTTGATGCATTATTGTAGTAGGTCTGATGGCATAGTATTTGATACACATTATTAATTTAAGTTTCATGATATAGGATGAGATATCGGGTGAAGCCATGACTGGAAAAATTTACCGGAGTGATTATTTTGACAAGAGTGGACGGAGTATTCTCGTCATGAGACCTGGATGCCAGGTTTAATGATGCTCTTTGTTTCTTATTGTATCAAAATGTGCATATGTATGCACATTAGATTGTGTCATTTTGTCATTCTAATTTTGGTGACTCATTTTCAGAATACCAAAAAGTCCAAAGGGCAGATCAGGTATTTGGTATACTGTATGGAGAATGCAATTCTAAATCTTCCAGCTGGACAGGATCAGATGGTTTGGCTCATTGATTTTGCTGGCTTCAGCTTGCCTAATGTATCACTTCTAGTGACAAAGTTGACAGCAGATGTCCTACAAGGTCATTATCCTGAAAGATTGGGTGTGGCAATTCTTTATAATGCTCCCAAGTTTTTTGAGTCTTTTTGGAAGGTATGATTTGTAAAAGCTTTAACCATCTTATTTTTTTATCTATTTAGGCGCAGTTTGCGGTTGCTGAACTGTGATGTGCTACCCTTATTTTATAATCTGCTGTGGTAAAATACACATGAAAGCAGAAAAATGTTGGTTAGGCAAACGGAAAAATAGGCAAAAGCTGGGTTATCATAAATTCATAATCTACCTCCTTGCTTGTAGAGTTAATTAATCAGAAACATAGGGATGATGTGTTCTATATCTAGTGCCTAAGCATATCTTTGTTCTCCTCCTTGCTTGTAGACTTACAATATAAGATGTCACGGTGGGCTATGTACTTATAATTTTCTTAAATTCAGAACACCTCGTATTTGTTTCTTCATGTTCTTTTTTTGGTCTTGTGGAGTTTCTGTCAATGAGTAACagttatctctactcttataaaaaactgagttggtgatgatggtgtgcctgccatcctgtaatataggccgtccgatttatatccgacggataggaaggaaactatggcaattttgcaaaaagataaccagacccctctccacatttgcaaataaggccttccctcgttcatcattttctcccacaagataaactactcatacaaatgcatcttgatgttccgtgcaacgcatgggcatcttgctagtagcaTATAAAGAGCCTGTTAGGAAGCTCTCCCGACTCTCAACTCCGCTCCGCGCGATTGTGCTGGCGCTCCCTCCGCTCCGGGAGCTGTAGTTGGGGAGCGGAGGGGATCCGGACAAGGCCAAAATTAAATGAAGCATCCAGTGTTATTTATATTATCGTTAGCTGTTTCCAAAACTAAGTTCTAGATCTGAATGCAGATGGCAAGTCCCCTTCTTGAGCCAAAGACGAAAAATAAGGTCAAATTTGTATACTCGGATAGACCTGAAACTGACAAGATAATGGAAGACCTTTTCAACATGGACGAGTTAGAATGCGCATTTGGCGGTAGAAGCCCGGTCACTTTTAACATAGATGATTATGCTGCAAGGATGAGAGAAGATGATAAAAAGATGCCATTACTCTGGAGCCCCGAGAATTCGGCTCTTGCTTCAGAGCCATATCGCATGAAGAACCACGGGTCTCAACAATGTGACTCGGGTTTGAAGACTGAAGAGACTGCATCTGACGTGATTGGGGAAACAGAGGCTGCATCTGAAAAGAGTGGAGAAACAGACACTGCATCGGACAAGGAAGATACCGAGGCTGCATCTGAGGAGAGGGAAGAGACCGAGACTTCATCGGGGAAGAGGGGAGAAAACGCGACTGAATCTGTAAAGGAGGAATTAACTGAGACCGTTTctgaaaagaaagaagaaacagAGACCGAATCAAGCACTGTAAAATCGACAAGCTCGCAAGGGGAAGGTATTGCATCAGCAGGCAAAAGTGGCAGTTCATCTGATCCGTGAAGCTATCAGCACAAGAAGTACATTCCAATGTTGATATGAGCTCCCACCACAGTGAATTCCCACCAACAGATGAACATTAAAAGTGATAACAACCTTTTTAACACACAAGGGGGAAGTGTTGCCTGACTTATTTTGTAGTCGGCCCCCTTGTGACCTTGTTCGAAGAACCTTTTGGCAACAAATGAACCAATCAAACGGTAACAATGATAAAATACTTTGCTACCCTCAGCTTTTGTATTCCTATTGCTCTTTGGAATCTATTGGAATGCATGCTATATCCTGCTCTCCTTTTTTGGTAAATCTGAACACTCCCTTTCCGCTATTTCTTAACTTTTGCACATCAAAGTTGATGTTTACTTCGCATTGACCGGACTTCTGTCTTCTTATTCAACCTTTGACTGAAAAATACTAGTAATTTCTACTGTTATTTACTCCTCAACGAGTACTAAGCTAGTGTCAAAGCTCAAGGAGTTGGCAACAACTTGTAATATCTGCTAGAAGCCACCATTTACATTTCAGTCAGCAAGAAAAAGTGCCAGGCATGGAAGTTGAAAAACTTTCAGCCCCTCCTCTTACTAGAGACATTTCTGATCCTTGTGTAACCTATAGAGGTATAGACAAAAGAGAACCACTATAACAGGTCAAAAGTCATAGAAGCTGTGTCTCTGCGGTATCGGCAACGGCGACTCGCAGTGGACCCTGGAGTCGAGGGTGGAGTAGCCCTTCCTGATCCTGCTCCCGTTGTCGGCGTCGGCCTCGACCACGAAAACGCTGCAGACGGGCCGGTGGTCGGAGAACCGGTGCTCCCCCCTGATGTACTGCAGCTGCTCTATCCCCTTGCCGTGCCACAGTATCCGGTCGCACCTGCATTGGCATGGCATGGAGGTAACAGTGCGTCAGTTGGCGAAAACCTGAAAATTTCATGGTTCAGATCCAGTGACTGGTCGTTTTCTGCTGGTAACTACCATGAGGGTGTTCTCCTTTTCCTCTTGGACTTGGTGGTCTCGCCGGCGTAGGTGTCGGAGTTGAGCTTGTACTTATACGTCGGCGCGAAGTAGATCTTGCCCTCCTTCCACCCCTTGAACACCCTTCCTGCTTGCCTCTCGATCATCAGCTGTCCATGGATAAACAGGTTTCTTGGTCACCCAGCAGAGTTCGCTTGGTTTTGTTCGCTGCCACTGTAGCATATCTGAAAAATCTGAAAAATGCAGTTCACCATTTTGGTACCTGATCGTTCTCCAGCAGGGTGTCCCAGTCGTTCTGCTCCAGCAGCACCCTTGTCTCGTCGTAGCTCAGCGCGACGCGGTAGTTCAGGTCCCCGAGCCATATGATCCGGCTGGATTTTAACAGATGAAATCAACACCAGCGAGCACAAACAGAGCCTGTGATTTTTTGGGGTGGGTGATGGGATCGGCTTACTCGTGGTCGATGATCTTCTCGGGGATGCGCTGGCCGGGGACCTTGCAGATGCGGGGGAACTGGGTGCTCTTGAGGATCTCGGCGACGTCGGAGTTGCGGCGGACCTCGTCGCCGTCCTTCTCGCCGGAGGCCAGGTGGCTGCACACGAAGCACACGCTGGTCTGGTGCAGCGTCATGCTCATGGCGATGCACCCCTTGTTGCCGAGGCGGCCCATGATGCCGCGCCCCACGGAGTCCACCCGGAGGTGGCCGATGTTCTGCACCAGCTCCCGCCGCACCCACACCGACAGGAAGATGCCCACCATCTGCTTGCTCGCGATCAGGCAGTAGCTCatgccgccgccgacgacgacgccGCCGGCGTCGGGTCCCGCGGGCGTCGTCATcgccgaggaggaggagcaggaggggtCCGGGTCGTCGGCGCCGGACGGGGAGGCCTCGACGCGGTAGATGAAGTCCCGCATCTCCCTGGCGCGGCGGTGCATGGTGGAGGGGTCGGCCATGCAGGTGCAGGTCTTGACGAGCGCGCTGTTGACGCGGTAGCTCTTGCTGAGCGCCTTGAGGGACGGCTTGGAGAAGAAGAGCGCGCCGCTGCTGGAGGACTTGGGGATGGACGGCCGGgcccgggaggaggaggaggaggcgacggacTCCGTCGGCGACAGCTCGTCGCCGGAGGACGGCTGGTCCTGCTGCTGCTGCGCCtgcgcctgctgctgctgctggggcTTGTTGAGCGCCTGGTAGATGAGCGCCAGCCACTTGGCCGCCGGCTCGTTGTCCTCCACCACCAGCACGTTGCCCGCGTTCAGCGGCACGATCTCCTGGAACCTGCATGCGCCCATATAGACCATAATTTCATGGGAAAAATGTGCAGCGTCGGTCATGATTTCATCGAAAAATTGCAGGGAGATCCTGTACGTACGTACCCTAGGACGTATATGTCGGGTAGCCCTTCTATCTGGAGAAAATCCTCTAGGTTAAGGCTGCTGTTAGGGGGCCTCCCGCCCACGTTCCACGTGCCCACGAACACCCTACAACACAATGCCATCAACTTGACAAGATCAGCCTGTGTCAAAGATCAAAAGTTCAGACGAAAATTGAAGATCATGTTCTCTTCTCTTGCTTACCTGTACTCCCGTGTGTCGACGTTCCGGTTGGGCGAGTCGAGGCAGCTCAGGGTCAGGCTCTCGATCCGCGTCGCGCAATGCCGATCTGAAACGacaccaaaagaaaaagaaacgcaGTGTGATCCATGGATCACGACGAGCGTACACACATTTCTCCCGAAAGCGACGAGAGCTCACCTGAGACGCTTTTGCGGACGGCCGGGGACGCGTCCaggaactccgccgccgccgcggcgtccGCCCTCTCCCTCTCGCCGTATTTCTCTTCCAAATCTGCCATGGCAAGGAGACCGCGCAACCGTCAGAAACAGAGGAGGCCGACCGGCGATCCTCCGGCCGTCAAAAGGCGAGCAAGGGAACGCACCGAAGAGGAAGTCCCGGTCCCGGCGGGAGGGCGGGCGCTTGTCGGAGCTGCCGGCGCCGCTGCGGCCCTTCTTGCGGAAGATGTTGGACATGAAGGACTTCTTCTTCTTGCCATTCTTGGCGAGCTCGTCGGCGGAGGCGGGCTTGGGGATGTCGCGGGGGACGGCATTGCTGCTGAggctgtggtggtggtggtgggttgacATTCAGCCGCTGGCGGTCGCGGTCGCGGTAAAAAGGAGGGGACGGCGTGATGCATGGACCCTCGTCCGGGACGGGCGCCTCGCCTGTCTCTCTTCTGTCGTAAAAGGCAGCTCCTTGTTTTTCTCTCCCCTCCCCACGGAGCCCGGCAGGGCAGGCAACAAGGCGAGAGCGAAATGTGGAGTGGTGGGCGCAGGAGGCAAAGTGGGGGCGAAAATGGGTGGCGGGGAGGGAATTGTGTTGCCCGGGGCTTCAAAAATGAAAATGAATGAACGGGCGCCTggtgttcttttttttttctttgcgaAGATGACCCAGATCTATTATTGAAGTTCAGTGGAAGTACAAAGCATCTCGATcgtaataaaaattacattgagatttcAAGACCCCCAAACAACCAGTACTGCCATCAGAACGAGCCGCCGACGCGCCACTGCCGTCGTTCCCCTGTCGGAGttggcttgaccttgtcgatgacagccgggAAGTTTTCCTGCACATGCCCATAAGGACCAACGCCCTTGAGCCACAATCGTCGCTGTTGAACCCTGGCATAGATCTGAAGCATCTGATACCAAATTTCGCCACAAGACGAGAAACTCTAACCTCACCGCCCCAAAAGAGATGGCAGGAATTTACGCCGGAGCTCCGTCGACTACGTCCAGACAGACAAACTCGAGGAGGATCGGAGCCcggaagacaaactcgaagaagtaGCGTCGCCATCCGCCCAAGCACCGCACCTACAACGACTAAAAAACCCTAACCTGAACTACTCCCTCCGGtcatttttagtctgcatataagttttgtccgaagtcaaagtatctctactttgacctaACTTATAGAAAAaattatcaacattcacaataacaaatcaatatatTTAGATTCATTCTAAAATATAGTTTcatagtgtgtgtatatatatatatatatatatatatatatatatatatatatatatatatatatatatatatatatatggtattgaagatgttgatattttttaatataaatttggtcaaagtttgtaaagtttgacttgatacaaatctaatatgcgaagtaaaaggaccggagggagtactaaacgGAGCGGAGGCACGGCGATTCCCCTCCCTGCCACCGGCCGTCGGAATGACAAACAGAGGGGAGACGAATCCACGGCCTCGCCGGCTCAAGTTTGGGGAGAAGAGTTCGTCCTGGCACCTAGTGTTAGGGAAGGGAAACGAGAAGAAGTCGTTCAGGGAGGGAGCCTACGATGCTAGTCGGTTTCTTCTTGGCTTCTTGCTGCTTTTTTTTTACTTTCGATTTTTTAGCAACTGAAGTGTGTCATGATATGAGCACTGTGATTTTTCGGCATCAGATCGGACTCCCTAGGATGCTCCCGGAATGTGTCTGGGTACTGCTGGGTAGAGCACAGTATGATGTGTGTTTGAATGTCAGGGAGAGATGCATGCCATGCTAGGGGGAGTGGGGCGGTAAATAAAATAAGTATAGTATGAAGTCAAAACAGCGAGTATTAGTAGATAAGATGTGCCAGCTCAAGTTTCTGGCCACATGTGGACGGTGCATGTTTTCATCCAGTGCCAACGTTGACCTCAGCTCAGATCCACAGGTTTTCTATCACCCACTTTTCCAACTTCAGACGCCATACTATACGCTGGTTGATTTCCGCGCCTTTGAAAATCGAGGCAAACAGTATTCTAATCTTTCTCTGGATCAAGGCAAACAGTTTTTTAATCTTTCGTCTACATATTTGTTTTCTGTAACCCGGCCGGTctgttgctgaagctgggccaaaAGACAAGACAGGCCGCTGCCTGCAACTTATCAGGCATCATCTGGGCTCGGCGCTTGTGTTTGTATTGCTTATATGGGCTGGAGAATAGGAGCCCAAATGGTGGATTAACGATACTACCATGTactgtagtacatgatgtacagtTGAGCATTAAACACTCAAAAGTAAAAAACAGTGATCATCTACTTGGCAAGAACTCTATAGTTCTGATCACACGGTATCATTTCTGACAGTACCCAACAACACAAAAACATTCAATACCGAGTCGTCGTAAAGTCGCATCTAAAGAATGTGGGGAACAAAAGGAGTGGAACACACTGGTGACCAGAATTTTATCCCCATTTAATCTTTCAGGCCGTAGCCTATATTTTCCCTACATTTCCCTGTTACAAGCTGCAATGGCTTCAAAGGAAACTGAGGAGAAGCTACAAACTGCAGCAAACTCCTTACATCTCAAAGTTACTAGTGCCCAATAGTATGTGAAGTTAACCCACTTCTTTGGCGGGAGAAATGCATGTTCGACGAGTGAGGACGACTCAGACCACCGCTGCAAAATAAAGCCTGCATACCCATTCAAGATAAAGGATCGGCATTAGAGCAGTATCTTCAGAATAATGCTTTTTTTTAGTGCTACTTGTGAAAATAGCAAATGTTTTGCTTACAATGGTTACCGTCTTACTGATCCATGCCGTCAAGCTTCTGTCTGTACTTGGCCAAACTCTGCAGTCAAAATTTGATTTCTTCAGATTCAAATTATGGAACATTTAAAAAGCTAGCATATTCATCTATCCAGACTAAATAACAAATACTGGTGAATTTTAAGTATTGATCTGCACACATATAAGAAAAATGATGAATCCCACTTCACCTCAAAAACTACTCTTGCTGTTTTATAGTTTTGCTTGGAGTAAAAGAAAAGACACCGAGTTGCTTTAGCTTCTGATTATAGTTGTGCATATAGTAGTAAGCTTTAAATGTCAGATGATGGTCAAGATATGTTAATGAACATGAAATCAGCATTTTGTTGCACCCAATTCGTTCTAGTTAGAAAATAGAGAAGACTCGTACCTTTGTATAAGCATAAACGCCTGCCTCAGAAGGTCCTGCGGGACTACCCCGCCTGATAAATTTCCCTTCCTTAAATATATACAGCATAGGAATGCCAGTCGACAACTCAAGGCTTATTACCTAAGTAAAAAGTCTTAATGCATTAGTATCTATCTCACTAAAACACGGCTGATTGGAAAGCATAGATAAACAAGATACAAAGTAATATCACCTCTTGAGAAGTCAACTTGTCCAGATGCATTATAATTGAACGGAGTGAATTCCCATGGGCAGCAATCATAACATGCTTTCCAGACACAAGCTGGGGTATAATCTGCAGGTCAAAATATATGATGGTCACGATCCTCTAAAATATGTTACAAACTGGGAACGGCGAATCAAAGCTGAATGCAGACTGCTGATTTCATATCACGTTAGGTGATAACgagtaaattgcagaaaaccaccactttgagggcTAGGTTTTCAGAAAACACTAGGTTACAGTTTCTTGACAAATTGCACCATGTCTTGTgtaatctttttgcaaaaaccactgattGGCGGATCTGGCTCGGTTAAGTGcgtttatgacagatggggcccctATTTCGCTGATGTGGCATAGCGTTTTACCAAAGACAGCATTACATGGGTAAAAAAGCGAAAACACCCCCAACACTATTGTCAAAAAGCGAAAACACCCTCCCGATTCAGATCGGGATCTGTCTCTCCCGCACACCATCCTCGTCCTCCTTCCAGCTCCTTGGATTACCTGCCCGGTGGATTCCCTTCTccttctctctctatctttctcCCGGCGGATGCCCCGGCGTGCTCGCTGGCCTCGAGGGCCTTGGACGCCGCGAAGAACGCAGCGGCGAGCCTGACCACCCTGACCCTGCCGCTGGTGCCCCTTCCCAGCGTGAGCCGTGCGCACCGCGCGAGCTGCACGCCGCACTCGCCGTCGTGGTCGTCGGGACGGAGGACAGGAGGCCGCGACGGTCCGGCCACGTCCTCCGATGTGGTGCTCGAGCAGGACACGTCCTCTCTCGTGGTCGAGAGTAAAAGCGGCGCGTCATCTTGGTGCGGAGAGAGCATGCTAGAGCCAGCGGGCGACCAGCCGCCAGGCCGTCCTCACCTTCCTCCGCCAGTGCAGCCGTGCTGCTCGAGCAAGGACGGCGGCAGCGCAATGGCCGACACGCCACGCGACCGCCGCTCTGCTCCGCCGGCGCCATCGCCACTTTGCTCGCTCGGCGCCGCCACGCTccgcggagggaggagagaggagtcTGCGCTCCGCGGCTACCGAGGACGGAGAAGGAGAGAGGAGGCTGCGGCATCTCAGGCGAGGGAGTGGGTGCCCGACCTCCTGTGGATTGGCGCCGAGCGGAGGATCTGGCGGCGAAGAGAGAGATGGGGATCGAAGGGAGAGAAGGGATCGAAGGGAGTGGGGGCTAATTGCATTTTTTCTTTTTGATTCAGGGGGGTCTGTGTGAAATGTAAGGACTAGTTTGTAAATTCAAATTAAAATTGATCTGGCACAAAATGTCACGCCATGTAGGCAAAaaagggccccacatgtcataagcGTGCTCAAAAGAGGCTTATCcgccgatcagtggtttttgcaaaatgTTTACGAGAGACATGATGCAATTTGTCAAGAAACTGTAACCTAGTGTTTTCTGAAAACCTAgccctcaaagtggtggttttgtgcaatttactcgGTGATAACAGATGACAGAAAAGCAGAAACTGTTATGTATTCAGAGCCAAGAGACAAGCTAAACCATCTACAACCAAAGATCCAACTAAATTAACAGCACTGAAACATATCCTTACTTGCTCTTTGAAATAAGAAACTGCTCTCTCTGCACACATCTCTAGGCTCTCTCCATTTGGGGGAGGAATGTCATAACTACGACGCCATTCATGAACTTGATCTTTGCCAAACAGATCAGCCGTTTCTTGCTTGTTAAGGCCTTGCAGTTCACCATACCTTTGAGACACAACATTAGTTTATATCTTATATGCAGAATTAGAAATATAATTATGAAACAATCGTTATAAGATATTAGCGAACCCTTACATTCGTTCATTCAACTGCCAAGCTGTTATTACAGGAATGGACTGCTTCTTTGTCTCCTCGCTGTATACCTGACTCCACTGGTGTGCCCGTTCGCTCTCCTTGTGCACAATAATTGGAACCTGGTATAAACACAGACATGAAGACCTCTAAATATAATACTAATTGATTCAAAATGTCCAGATACAGTATGCTTCCACTACAAAtcagatagagaaaaaaaagaaggtAGAGAACCTTCTTACGACGATGCTGCATCATGGCAAGCATAGCGGTCATCTGAGCACGGATTAGTGATGAGGTGTATATAACATCAACTGGGATATTGCATATCCTTTTACCCGCCTCGATCGCCTCATTGACGCCCTTGGGGGTCAGGGGCACATCGACGCAGCCAGTAAACAGATTTTTCTCGTTCCACAACGATTCCCCGTGCCGAATCAATATCAGTGCAGCCTCACCTACAAGCACATGAAGAATTGATATTATAGCAGGCGAAACGAAACGTACCGCTACATAGCCTAACAGAACTTAAGAAGATTACTTGATTTTTTGGGGGTGCTGCCACTTTCGGGGCTCGACGGTAGCTTAGCCGGTTCAATCACTGAAGATTGCGAATTCGATGCGCAGACCAAGCCCAGTTTCCGGCTGCCGGGGCAGCAACTCGTTGCTGAAACAAAGCGCACATTGCCGGCCCTCCTGTCGGAGCCGAAGCTGGCGGAAGCGCGCGGAGGTTTGACGGAGATGAGCGCATGCTGAGACGTGCACGCGGCCATTCTGCTCCGCACCAAGACAAGAGAACACCAAGGTTAGCAAACCCT encodes the following:
- the LOC123145453 gene encoding phosphatidylinositol transfer protein 3, with protein sequence MSSGSGANNGHAKEAALYEQQLSKIGEVRAALGQLSGKSALYCSDGSIARYLIARNWDVRKATKMLMKTLKWRSEYKPDEIRWDEISGEAMTGKIYRSDYFDKSGRSILVMRPGCQNTKKSKGQIRYLVYCMENAILNLPAGQDQMVWLIDFAGFSLPNVSLLVTKLTADVLQGHYPERLGVAILYNAPKFFESFWKMASPLLEPKTKNKVKFVYSDRPETDKIMEDLFNMDELECAFGGRSPVTFNIDDYAARMREDDKKMPLLWSPENSALASEPYRMKNHGSQQCDSGLKTEETASDVIGETEAASEKSGETDTASDKEDTEAASEEREETETSSGKRGENATESVKEELTETVSEKKEETETESSTVKSTSSQGEGIASAGKSGSSSDP
- the LOC123145452 gene encoding type I inositol polyphosphate 5-phosphatase 5; its protein translation is MSTHHHHHSLSSNAVPRDIPKPASADELAKNGKKKKSFMSNIFRKKGRSGAGSSDKRPPSRRDRDFLFDLEEKYGERERADAAAAAEFLDASPAVRKSVSDRHCATRIESLTLSCLDSPNRNVDTREYRVFVGTWNVGGRPPNSSLNLEDFLQIEGLPDIYVLGFQEIVPLNAGNVLVVEDNEPAAKWLALIYQALNKPQQQQQAQAQQQQDQPSSGDELSPTESVASSSSSRARPSIPKSSSSGALFFSKPSLKALSKSYRVNSALVKTCTCMADPSTMHRRAREMRDFIYRVEASPSGADDPDPSCSSSSAMTTPAGPDAGGVVVGGGMSYCLIASKQMVGIFLSVWVRRELVQNIGHLRVDSVGRGIMGRLGNKGCIAMSMTLHQTSVCFVCSHLASGEKDGDEVRRNSDVAEILKSTQFPRICKVPGQRIPEKIIDHDRIIWLGDLNYRVALSYDETRVLLEQNDWDTLLENDQLMIERQAGRVFKGWKEGKIYFAPTYKYKLNSDTYAGETTKSKRKRRTPSWCDRILWHGKGIEQLQYIRGEHRFSDHRPVCSVFVVEADADNGSRIRKGYSTLDSRVHCESPLPIPQRHSFYDF
- the LOC123145455 gene encoding 2,3-bisphosphoglycerate-dependent phosphoglycerate mutase 1, with product MAACTSQHALISVKPPRASASFGSDRRAGNVRFVSATSCCPGSRKLGLVCASNSQSSVIEPAKLPSSPESGSTPKKSSEAALILIRHGESLWNEKNLFTGCVDVPLTPKGVNEAIEAGKRICNIPVDVIYTSSLIRAQMTAMLAMMQHRRKKVPIIVHKESERAHQWSQVYSEETKKQSIPVITAWQLNERMYGELQGLNKQETADLFGKDQVHEWRRSYDIPPPNGESLEMCAERAVSYFKEQIIPQLVSGKHVMIAAHGNSLRSIIMHLDKLTSQEVISLELSTGIPMLYIFKEGKFIRRGSPAGPSEAGVYAYTKSLAKYRQKLDGMDQ